The region GTGGCTCATGGCCAGGGAGACGCGCTTGTTCACGATATAGGAGCGGACGGTAAGCCCCGTGTGCTCTTTGAACAGCTGGCTTATATATTTACCGCTGTAATGAAATTCCTGCTCCAGCTGGGCGGAGTAGATCGGTTCGAGCAGATGCTCCTCGATGTAAGCCATCGTCTGGCGGACCAGCTCCGGCATGAGATTATGCGGCAGGGCGGCGGAAGACTGCTGCAGAGTGTTGATGAATACTAACAGCCGGGTGGCATAGGAATCGGCCAGCAGATCCTGTCCGTATTCCTCGGAGTGAAGGCTATGGATTAATTGATCCGCCAGTCTGGAATAGAAGGCGCACTGGTCGCGGGAGAGCCGGATCAGCGTGTTCTGCCCGGAGGGAAAGGCATTGAAGCAGGCCAACAGGTTCGTGCGGCTGCTGGATAGCCGCCGCAGGGCAGATCTTCTCAGGTTCAGCCCGATCCGTTCATACATCTGATTGTCGGCACAGACACAGCGGTGCATCTCACCTGGACGGATCAGGAACAGATCGCCGGGGGAGAGCTTGTAGCAGGACTGCTCCACATACATATAGGTATTGCCTCTCAGGAACAGGTAGATTTCATAAGCATCGTGCCGGTGGTAAGGCTGAGCCGGGCTGAGCTGCTCTGTGGTGGTTGATTTGTGGAAGCAGATCATTTCTTGGGGAATCGGAGTGAACTCATACTGGGCAAGTTGTTCCATGGCATCCATTCCTTTAACTGGATATATAAGGATTATTGGTATCCGCGCAATATAGTATCGCTGATATGCAACGACGATATATCAATTATTTAATATAATACAGGAATAGGAAGCGCTTGCAAGTGCTTCAAGGAAAAAGGACAAGCCTGTACAGGGTACAGCTGCCGCTTCGATTAGACAGGAGGTGTGGCGGGAGAAGATCCGGCAGAAGTGACATGAGCCCAATTATATTGAAGAGGAGCTGAAGCAATGAAATCCAAGTTCAAAAAATCACTGTTGACCCTATTGGCTAGTGTGACCATGCTGTCTGCAATGGTAATTTCGCCGCCGCCCAAAGTAAATGCGGCCAGCGATGTGACCGTCAATCTGTCCGATCAAAAACAGGTGATCCGCGGGTTCGGAGGCATCAACCACCCGGTCTGGATCGGCGATCTGACGGCCGCGCAGCGGGAGACCGCCTTCGGCAACGGGGCGAACCAGCTTGGGTTCTCCATTCTGAGAATTTCTGTAGACGATAACAAGAATAACTGGTCTAAGGAGCTGGACACGGCCAAGGCGGCCGTTGCCAAGGGAGCCATTGTCTTCGCTTCACCCTGGAATCCGCCTGCAAGTATGACGGAGACCTTCAACCGCAACGGGAATACCTCAGCCAAGCGGCTCAGATACGATATGTATGGCGCGTACGCCCAGCATCTGAATGATTTCGTGACGTACATGAAGAATAACGGGGTGGACCTGTATGCCATCTCGGTGCAGAATGAACCGGACTACGCAGAGACCTGGACCTGGTGGACGCCTGCCGAAATGCTAAACTTTATGAAGAATTATGCCGGTGCGATTAACTGCCGGGTTATTGCTCCGGAATCTTTTCAATATCTGAAGAATATGTCTGACCCGATCCTGAATGACTCCCAGGCGCTGGCCAATATGGATATTCTGGGGGCGCATTTGTATGGCACACAGGTGAACAACTTTGCTTATCCGCTCTTCAAGCAGAAGGGTGCAGGCAAAGAGCTGTGGATGACCGAGGTCTATTACCCTAACAGCAATAACAACTCGGCCAACCTGTGGCCGGAAGCACTGGAAGTGGCATACCATATGCACAATGCGCTGGTGGAAGGGGATTTCCAGGCTTACGTATGGTGGTATATCCGCCGTCAATACAGCCCGATGAATGAGGACGGCAGTATCAGCAAGCGCGGGGACAGTATGGCCCAGTTCTCCAAGTTCGTCCGCCCGGGTTATGTCAGAGTGGATGCCACCAAGAATCCGAATACCAATGTCTATGTCTCGGCCTACAAAGGCGATAATAAAGCTGTTATTGTAGCGATTAACAAAAGTAATTCGGCAGTAAGCCAGAAGTTTGTCCTGCAGAACGGGACGGCCTCCAGTGCTTCGACATGGATCACGGACGCGAGCCGCAAGGTTGCTGCGGGAGCATCCATCAATCTATCGAACGGTTCCTTTACAGCCCAGCTTCCGGCGCTAAGTGTAACGACCTTTGTAGCGGAACTTGGAAGCGGAGGCAGCACCGGAACCGGAACTACTTATGAGGCTGAGACTGGCACCACACTGACGAATGCCGCCGCAGAGACAGTCAATGCCGGTTATACGGGCAGCGGCTACGTCAATTTTAATGCGGCAACGGATGCTGCGATCCAGTGGAACAGTGTGTACTGTGCGGTGGCCGGGACCAAGAATCTGAAATTCCGCTATGCCCTGGAGAGCGGCACAAGAAATCTGGATGTTTATGTGAACGGCAGCAAGGTCATCAGCAATACCGCGTTTACCGCAACGGGTGCCTGGTCCTCCTGGGGGGAGAAGACGGTTCAGGTCCCTATGATTGTCGGCAACAATACGGTAAAAGTGGTGACTACCGGTACGGAAGGCCCCAATGTGGACAGCATTACTGTGACCGCCCAGTAGTCTCTGGAGCCTCAACGGTTCAATAGCCTGAAATTCAATCCTGGCTTGTAGACAGCAGCTTGCACAGTGCGTTTACAGGCCGGGATTTTTAATGGGTACCGCAATACATAAGCCTAAAAAAGGCGATCGTACAAATTTGAAGGTTTATAGTGTTTTTTTATAATCTTTCGTGCATCCCTCTCATACAAATTTGCTTTTTGAATTGTTAAGCTATTACCAGGCAAAGTTATGTAAGCGCATACAATAGGAGGAATCTCTAGGATGAGTAAAAAGATCAGGAGAAAGGCACTCTCGGCTTCAATGGCTGGTGTGCTGCTGTTATCCGTCATTACCCCTATGCCATTCTCTAACCCGCTTCAAGCTGCTCCGGCTGCTATTGCTCCGGCACAGGTAACCGCCGATTGGTACAAGAGCTATCAGACGATGGATGGTGTAGGAGCCGCCTATGCGTATACGGATTCCGTGCATATGCTGCAGCTCGCTTCAGCCGGCCATCAGGATACGGTCCGGCATCTGCTCGATCTGACCTTCAGTGAACAGAAGGGTACAGGCCACGACATTGTCCGGGTGATCATCGGTGACAACGGCGGCCTGACGACTTCCGGGGCTACTGCGGCCAGCCCGGGGTTCAACCCGCTCACCAGTCTCCTGGCCGATGTAAGTAATCCCGGCTTCGACATTGAGGGGAATGCCATTCCCCTGCGCGGAACAGCGGGACAATACGGCTACAAGATCGAAGCGGAGAACCGCTATTATGACGGCAATACCGACAGCATCTGGCCGGTTGAACCGGAGCATGCTCCTGGAACCCTTGTACCTGTGCAAGACTTCATATGGGATTATCCCTCCTGGAATCAGCCGATCGGCAATGACGACGGCGGTCCGACCAATCTTCTCAGCAAGCCCGGTGAACTGCCGGTAGTCATTAAGAACTCCCCGCGTACCCGCAAAGAGCTGTTCGATATCGATCAGGTCTGGACCATGCTCCAGGCGCAGCAGTATGGCGTTAAGCAATTCTACGCCTGCACCTGGACTGTACCTTACTGGATGAGCCAATCCAACACCAATTCTCCCAGCAAAATTATCCGCGGCGACATTGCCACCATCGACGGAAAACCGGTCAAAATATATTATCAGGCCTATGCAGATTATCTTGTCAATTATATTCGCGGCATGTGGGAGCAGTGGGGCATTCCGATAACCCACATCAATCCTTTTAACGAAGTCGATCTGGCGGGCGGCTCAGCCGCTTATGTTACTGAACTGATTAACGTCTATATCGGGCCTGCCTTGAAGAAATCGATGCAGCCCGGCGGCGACCTCTATGATATTAAGAACCCGGACGGCAAGCTCATCGATTTCATTCCCCAGCTTGCCGCTGTGGACGGCACGAATCTGGGCGCTTCCTTAAGCAGAGGCGGTGAGGTGTTCTCGCAGACCGACCCTGATAATGCACTCGACAAGAATCCCTATCTCGATGTATTCACCACCCATCTCTACGGTACAGTTGGCATCGGTACGGATGAGAACAAGCTGTACCACACCGGCGATTTCTCCAAGGGCCCTCTGGATTACACCAAGGATGGAAGCAAGTATCCCGAATATCTGACGAAGTATAAGCTCTGGCAGGCAGAATTCATGAACCAGGACACCGGTGACGGATCGGCTGGCGCGTATACCCAGCGCTACGGCAATCAGAATATCAATGACGCCGTGCGCTGGTCTAATCTGATGACGAATATGTTCACCAGTAATCCGGGCTTCACCGGCTTTGTCTGGTGGAGTATGTGGGACAGCAACGGCGCGGACGGCTCTGACCTGATCCGCTTCGTGACGACCAACTCCCAGCAGGAGCCGGGACGGATCAGCACACTGACCGGTGAATACCGGTTGTTCAAGCGCTTTTACAGCTACGGGCATTTCTCCCGGTTCATGAATCCCGGCGATGTGCGCTTTGAGGTTACACGCGTACCGGCGCCTGATCTGAATGTGGTCGGCTTCAAGAATCCGGCTACGGGCGATTTCTCAATGACGGTATCGAATGCGAACAATGATGACAGCGTTCAGCCGCTGGAATTCAATCTGAAGGATTTCCCGGCAGGAACGGACAGTGTGACGGTGTTCCGCACCTCGGGAAGCGAGAACCAGAAGAAGCTGGGCACGATTCCGGTATCGGGCGGCAAGTTCGTTATTGATATTCCGTCGGCCAGCGTCGTAACGGTTGTTCCGTCCAAGGGAACCTTTGCCGCCTATCAGGGACTGGACGGGGAACGCGATATCTTCTCTACACTGGAAGCGGAGGGCAATGACAACCATGTGCCCGGTGACAGTGCAGGCCAGGCGGGCCGGGCCAATGAGGCAGTGACGCTTGGGGCAGGCGGCTACCTCGCTTACAACAATGTGAACTTTGCAGACGGCTCGGCGAACGGCGGCGTGGTCCGCAGACACTTGCTGTATCTTACCGCCCAGACGAAGTCGGCCCAGGGAGGCAAGCTTGCCGCTTATGTGCTTCCGGTGGGGGCCGCTGCCAGCAGCAGTGCCGATATCCTGTCCCAAGGTACGCGGGTCGCAGAGATTCTGGTACCGGCCAACGACAGCTACGGCAAATTCCAGACTATGGTCGATACCGGTGACCTCAGTGCTTACGGGCATAAGGATTTCTATATTGTGGCTGAGCCGAGCGGGGCCGGGGGTACCATTACCGTTGACCGCTTCCTGTTCGGCGCAGGCGATTCCGACTGGAGTACAGCCGCCAATAACTCGGTCGTGACGATTCCGGGGAACCTGCTGCTGAATGGAGATTTCGATACAGCCACAGGCTCGAATTCCGATCACTGGTCGGCAGGCCGTTACAATAACGGCAGCTTCGAGCCTGCTGTCACCGGGCCTGTGCTTACGGCAGATACAGTGCAGAGCTACTCGGGACTCTCCCGTTACCTGAAGAACAACTCTACCTCCAAGGTGGCCGGGTCCGGGAAGCTTGCGGGCCGCACAGCAGCTGCGGAGCAGTATGACGGCCTCTGGCAGGATTTGACCGGCAAGCTGACCAAGGGAGAAAGCTATAACTTCAAGGGTTATTTTCTCTCGATGATGAGCCGTCCGGACAGCTATGATGTCGCTGCGGAGCATCCAGGGGATGTGGAAGCGGCGCTGGTGTATTACGACAAGGACGGAGTCCAGCTTGGCATGGACCCGATTAATGGGCGCGATATGCCTGAACCCTACGCTGCCCGTGAAGCTGGCGATCCGGCTTACTGGCAGAACGGCAAACTGATCGGACGTATTCTTGAGGGCGGCCCGCTTGGCCTTAGCTCCTTCCAGCCTGCGGATGTGAAGGTGGCGGACTGGCATGAGACGCCTAATCAGCCGTTCACGTACAATGAACCCGCAGGCACAGCAAAGGTAATTCTGGCGGTGTATGCCAAGGATGCCAACATCCTGTATGCCGACCAAATGTCGCTTACTCCTAAGGCGGTTGTCTCCCGCAACCTTTTTATCGATGGCGTTCAGCCGTCTGATTTTGACGAAGCGAAGTACGAATATAAATTTATGGTGAAAGGGAATGCCATTCCGAAGGTTACAGCGGTAACCAGCGATCCGGCTGAGCATGTGAGTATCTCGCAGGCGAACAATGTGCAAGGAACGGCAGTGGTCCGGTTTAGCAAAGGCGAACAAGTGAAGACCTATAGAATCTTCTTCAGTACGAACGAGGTGGTTGATTTCTCGAATGGCCTTCCGGCAGGCTGGGAGGTAGTAAATCCGGCTGATCCGCAGGCGGCACTCCGCTATAGCGCGGATGGTGCAGAGATTCAGACCTTGAAGAGCGGTACGGAGTATCCGGGCAGCCATAATATGCTGCAGCTTCCAGGCTCCGCTGACGGTAACTGGACGCTGACGGCGAAGCTCACCGTTGACAAACCGTTAAATGATCCGTCCATGGGCGAGAACTCCCAGGTGGGTCTTGGCATCAGCGGCAGTTCAAGCGGAGAATTTTACCGGATCAATGCAAGGAAGGTCAGCAGCAATATCAAAGTCAATAATTCAGGCAAAATTGGTACCGAATCCTTCACCAACAACACGAACCAAACCAACTTAAGCGGTACTAACTATTTCTTGCGGATTGTAAAAGAAGGCAATGTGGTGCAGGGCTATTTCTCGACCAACAGCGGCTCTTCCTGGATTACGATGGGCAGTCCGTCCACGTATACTCCGGAATTCTTCAAGGCTGCCAAGGTGCAATTGTATGGAACCAATACGAGCGCAGTAACGGATTTCAAAGTCACCTTCTCGGGGGTTACCCTGGTGAAGACCCTGGGAGAGACGGGGGAAATAATCTGGCCTGAGGGAAGCAAGCTTGAAGCTACCGGTATTACGCGTACAGGGGTTACCTTATCGTGGCCGGCGGCAATGGATAATCTGGGCGTTACCGGCTACCGTATCTACAATGGGATTGATGCCGAGCCGCTGCTTGTAACCGGCATTGAACCGGTGGAGAGCGAAGCCGGAGCCGTATACCGTTATGAGATATCCGGGCTGCTGCCGAATACGCAGTATACCTTCAAGGTGGAGGCAAGAGATGCTGCGGGGAGCTGGAGTAAGGACGGACCGTCCGTTATAGTGACCACCCTGCCGGGTGAAGACATCACACCGCCGGTCTGGGCGGAAGGAAGTACGCTTGCCGCTTCCGGTATCACGAGTGACGGGCTGACGCTGACCTGGTCAGCTACGGCTACAGATGACAGCGGCATCTACGGGTACCGGATTACGAACGGAACCGGAGAACAGGCGATTACGGTTACAGATGCTGTGTACACGGAGACCGTAACAGGTGCTGTATATAGTTATCAGGTAACGGGATTACAGCCGGGTACAACGTATAGCTTCAAAGTGGAGGCAGGAGATACAGGCGGCAATTGGAGTGCCGATGGGCCTTCGGTGCCGGCAACCACACTGTCTGCTGCAGACACCGCACCTCCGGTCTGGCCTGAGGGAAGCATGTTTGATGCTTCAAAGATCACGGCATCGGGCCTGACATTAACCTGGACGCAGGCTGAGGATGATACAGGAGTGACAGGCTACAGAATCTATAAGGGATCGGAGGAGATAGCGGCGTTGCCTGGAAAAGAGCTGCGGTACGAGGTAACCGGGCTTGCTGCGGGAACAGAGTATCATTTCTCGGTGCAGGCCGGGGATGAAGCCGGGAACTGGAGTAAGAATGGTCCCGCCCTATCTGTAACTACGCTAAAAGACAGCGGCGGTCCGTCTGAGCCGACGCCAACACCGACAACAAGACCGACGCCAACACCAACAACAAGACCAACACCGACGCCAACACCGACGCCAATATCTACACCAGCGCCGACATCTGCGCCAGGCTCTATGCCGTCATCTGCACCAACGCCAACGCCTGTGCCTGGAACAGTAGGGTCGCCAGCGCCGTCACCAGCTGTAACTTCGGCACCTTCACCGGTGCCTGTCAGCCCATTCCAGGATGTGCAGGCCAAGTATAGCTGGGCTTCCGAGGCGATTGACATGCTGTACGGGCTGGGTATTATCACAGGAACCTCCAGCACCAAGTTTAACCCGGAGAAGAACATCACAAGAGCGGATTTTGTGCTGATGCTGGTGCGGGCACTGGGACTTGAAGCGGAAACAGAAGTATCATCTGCTTCCAGCTTTGCGGATGTCAATCAGGCAGCCTATTATTATGAAGCATTGGGCATCGCCAAGCAGCTGGGAATCATTCAGGGAGTAGATGGAAGCAGGTTCAATCCGAAGGGGGAAATCACCAGACAGGATATGATGGTCATCGCTGCCAGAGCACTGAAGGCGGTGAACAAATTAACAGTTAGCGGCAGCGCCGGAGATATAAGCAGCTATTCTGACCGGAATGAAGTGGCGAAGTATGCCGTGGATAGTGTAGCTGCTCTGGTTAGAGCAGGCATCGTGCGGGGAGACGGCATATCCATTCATCCCGCCGCAGCCACCACCCGGGCGGAAGCCGCCGTCATGACTTTCCGTATGCTGAAGAAGTGATGAAGTAACACCCCGCAGGTAAAAGCATAGAATCATATCAAATCCCCCTCACGGCCGCTAGCGTCCCCCCATCGGAAGATGGGCCGGATGCCGGCTGGCCGGAGGGGTATTTTTGAGTAATATAAACGTCCACGTCCCAAGAGCAATCCCTCGCCGTACCTGCCACCGAACAACCAGCATACTAATCCTTCCGGGTGATCATGATCCTGCAAACACGAAGCTGCCAGAATCGGAATTAGGATAGGAATTAGTTGGATAAAGTACACTTGCTTCCGTACATCCCTAGGATATCAGCGAAATAAGATTCTTTTTGCCAATTGTTTGCGGCTTGAAGTGTGCGTGGAGGCTACTCCCCGATAATCGCAATGTCCGTGTTGATCCATTTGGCTGTGTCTAAGCCTTTGGCCTGTAGAAGCAGCGTGTTGATGATATCCTCGCCCCAGTTCTGCTCGTTCTGTGAGATTACGCGGGTGATCTGGCCGTTATCCAGCGCCTGCTGCAAGGCAGGGGTCAGGCCGAGGGCGAGGTTATAACGCTTCAGCCCCTTAGCCTTCCAGACCAGGACAGAGCTGGTGCTGGAGACAAAGTCCAGATTGACCAGCGCGCTGAAATGGGGATGGTCCGAGATCATCTGCTCCAGCTGCCCGGCAGCCCGCTCTGCACTGCCATCATTGTGGCGAATCTCCAGTACATCGATGTCTGTATGCTGAGTCAGGTAGGCCTCAAATCCAAGCAGACGTTCCCGGGTGCTCTGCATCCGGGACATCCCGGACTCCACCAGAATCATTCCTTTGCCGCTTAGCAGACGTTCCACCGTCTGTCCCATCACTGTGCCGGTTGCCCGGTTATCCGCCCCGATATAGGCTGCTCTCCGGCTGGCTGGTGAATCCGATTCGAAGCAGA is a window of Paenibacillus sp. FSL H3-0469 DNA encoding:
- a CDS encoding AraC family transcriptional regulator, with product MEQLAQYEFTPIPQEMICFHKSTTTEQLSPAQPYHRHDAYEIYLFLRGNTYMYVEQSCYKLSPGDLFLIRPGEMHRCVCADNQMYERIGLNLRRSALRRLSSSRTNLLACFNAFPSGQNTLIRLSRDQCAFYSRLADQLIHSLHSEEYGQDLLADSYATRLLVFINTLQQSSAALPHNLMPELVRQTMAYIEEHLLEPIYSAQLEQEFHYSGKYISQLFKEHTGLTVRSYIVNKRVSLAMSHLTSGRSVAAACELSGFSDYANFIRSFTKVAGMSPGRYRASMLS
- a CDS encoding substrate-binding domain-containing protein; translated protein: MSGNRLRGWSVVLLLLTAGFLLGGCLKAAGATDTSQIGAGDSPSSAGEEPPLTFGIIYPMVNATYEMITGKAEAVARKHNVELLVQAPDEANLEQQIRIMEMMIKRGVDGIAIAPVDSQALTAMINKAAAQGIPVVCFESDSPASRRAAYIGADNRATGTVMGQTVERLLSGKGMILVESGMSRMQSTRERLLGFEAYLTQHTDIDVLEIRHNDGSAERAAGQLEQMISDHPHFSALVNLDFVSSTSSVLVWKAKGLKRYNLALGLTPALQQALDNGQITRVISQNEQNWGEDIINTLLLQAKGLDTAKWINTDIAIIGE
- a CDS encoding S-layer homology domain-containing protein; this encodes MSKKIRRKALSASMAGVLLLSVITPMPFSNPLQAAPAAIAPAQVTADWYKSYQTMDGVGAAYAYTDSVHMLQLASAGHQDTVRHLLDLTFSEQKGTGHDIVRVIIGDNGGLTTSGATAASPGFNPLTSLLADVSNPGFDIEGNAIPLRGTAGQYGYKIEAENRYYDGNTDSIWPVEPEHAPGTLVPVQDFIWDYPSWNQPIGNDDGGPTNLLSKPGELPVVIKNSPRTRKELFDIDQVWTMLQAQQYGVKQFYACTWTVPYWMSQSNTNSPSKIIRGDIATIDGKPVKIYYQAYADYLVNYIRGMWEQWGIPITHINPFNEVDLAGGSAAYVTELINVYIGPALKKSMQPGGDLYDIKNPDGKLIDFIPQLAAVDGTNLGASLSRGGEVFSQTDPDNALDKNPYLDVFTTHLYGTVGIGTDENKLYHTGDFSKGPLDYTKDGSKYPEYLTKYKLWQAEFMNQDTGDGSAGAYTQRYGNQNINDAVRWSNLMTNMFTSNPGFTGFVWWSMWDSNGADGSDLIRFVTTNSQQEPGRISTLTGEYRLFKRFYSYGHFSRFMNPGDVRFEVTRVPAPDLNVVGFKNPATGDFSMTVSNANNDDSVQPLEFNLKDFPAGTDSVTVFRTSGSENQKKLGTIPVSGGKFVIDIPSASVVTVVPSKGTFAAYQGLDGERDIFSTLEAEGNDNHVPGDSAGQAGRANEAVTLGAGGYLAYNNVNFADGSANGGVVRRHLLYLTAQTKSAQGGKLAAYVLPVGAAASSSADILSQGTRVAEILVPANDSYGKFQTMVDTGDLSAYGHKDFYIVAEPSGAGGTITVDRFLFGAGDSDWSTAANNSVVTIPGNLLLNGDFDTATGSNSDHWSAGRYNNGSFEPAVTGPVLTADTVQSYSGLSRYLKNNSTSKVAGSGKLAGRTAAAEQYDGLWQDLTGKLTKGESYNFKGYFLSMMSRPDSYDVAAEHPGDVEAALVYYDKDGVQLGMDPINGRDMPEPYAAREAGDPAYWQNGKLIGRILEGGPLGLSSFQPADVKVADWHETPNQPFTYNEPAGTAKVILAVYAKDANILYADQMSLTPKAVVSRNLFIDGVQPSDFDEAKYEYKFMVKGNAIPKVTAVTSDPAEHVSISQANNVQGTAVVRFSKGEQVKTYRIFFSTNEVVDFSNGLPAGWEVVNPADPQAALRYSADGAEIQTLKSGTEYPGSHNMLQLPGSADGNWTLTAKLTVDKPLNDPSMGENSQVGLGISGSSSGEFYRINARKVSSNIKVNNSGKIGTESFTNNTNQTNLSGTNYFLRIVKEGNVVQGYFSTNSGSSWITMGSPSTYTPEFFKAAKVQLYGTNTSAVTDFKVTFSGVTLVKTLGETGEIIWPEGSKLEATGITRTGVTLSWPAAMDNLGVTGYRIYNGIDAEPLLVTGIEPVESEAGAVYRYEISGLLPNTQYTFKVEARDAAGSWSKDGPSVIVTTLPGEDITPPVWAEGSTLAASGITSDGLTLTWSATATDDSGIYGYRITNGTGEQAITVTDAVYTETVTGAVYSYQVTGLQPGTTYSFKVEAGDTGGNWSADGPSVPATTLSAADTAPPVWPEGSMFDASKITASGLTLTWTQAEDDTGVTGYRIYKGSEEIAALPGKELRYEVTGLAAGTEYHFSVQAGDEAGNWSKNGPALSVTTLKDSGGPSEPTPTPTTRPTPTPTTRPTPTPTPTPISTPAPTSAPGSMPSSAPTPTPVPGTVGSPAPSPAVTSAPSPVPVSPFQDVQAKYSWASEAIDMLYGLGIITGTSSTKFNPEKNITRADFVLMLVRALGLEAETEVSSASSFADVNQAAYYYEALGIAKQLGIIQGVDGSRFNPKGEITRQDMMVIAARALKAVNKLTVSGSAGDISSYSDRNEVAKYAVDSVAALVRAGIVRGDGISIHPAAATTRAEAAVMTFRMLKK
- a CDS encoding carbohydrate-binding protein, with the translated sequence MKSKFKKSLLTLLASVTMLSAMVISPPPKVNAASDVTVNLSDQKQVIRGFGGINHPVWIGDLTAAQRETAFGNGANQLGFSILRISVDDNKNNWSKELDTAKAAVAKGAIVFASPWNPPASMTETFNRNGNTSAKRLRYDMYGAYAQHLNDFVTYMKNNGVDLYAISVQNEPDYAETWTWWTPAEMLNFMKNYAGAINCRVIAPESFQYLKNMSDPILNDSQALANMDILGAHLYGTQVNNFAYPLFKQKGAGKELWMTEVYYPNSNNNSANLWPEALEVAYHMHNALVEGDFQAYVWWYIRRQYSPMNEDGSISKRGDSMAQFSKFVRPGYVRVDATKNPNTNVYVSAYKGDNKAVIVAINKSNSAVSQKFVLQNGTASSASTWITDASRKVAAGASINLSNGSFTAQLPALSVTTFVAELGSGGSTGTGTTYEAETGTTLTNAAAETVNAGYTGSGYVNFNAATDAAIQWNSVYCAVAGTKNLKFRYALESGTRNLDVYVNGSKVISNTAFTATGAWSSWGEKTVQVPMIVGNNTVKVVTTGTEGPNVDSITVTAQ